Part of the Pirellulales bacterium genome is shown below.
AATCCGCCGACGAGCTGGCAGCCTGAAGCAAGGGATGAGGGGAGAGGGACGAGGAGTTAGGGAATTACGACCCGTCCCTTTGGACGAATGCGGACCACAATCACAGTGCATTGACGGCTGAACACATGGACCAAGATGCAGCCTCAAACGCCCGTCGCCAGGAAGAACAATGCCCTCGCCCCTCGCCCCTCGTCCCCCGTCCCTCGGCTCAACGCAAGCTCTTGAGCATCATCATGCCGGTGCGGAATGAGGAGGGGAATCTTCCACGGGCCTACGACGAAGTCTCTGCCGTCATGGCCGGGCTGCCGTATGACTATGAAGTGATCCTCATCGACAACGACAGCGGCGACCGCACTGGGCTGATCGCGGCCGATCTATGCAATCGCGACGTCCGTTGGCGATATGTCAAGTTCAGCCGGAACTTCACGGTAGAGGCTTCGCTGGCCGCCGGTTATCGATTCACTCGAGGGGACGCGGCCATCGTGCTGTTCGGCGATCTTCAGGATCCGCCGACGCTGATCCAGGAGTTTCTCCAGAAATGGGAAGCGGGACACGAGATCGTTTACGGCGTGATTCGCCATCGCACGGGCGATCCGCTTTGGAAAGCGTGGTCGGCGCGGATGCTCTACCGCGTGGTGAATTATCTTTCAGACGTCGATATTCCGAACAACGCCACCGATTTCCGACTGCTGTCGCGGCGAGCGATCGACGCGCTCAATCAGCTTGGCGAGCGCAACCGCTACATCCGCGGCTTCTCGCACTGGATCGGCTTCAAGCAGTGCCCGATCGTCTACGACCGCCGACCAAGAACGGCGGGTAAGAGCAAGGCGCCCTTCTTCTACCTGCTCAATCTAGCGGCCAACGCAATTACTTGCTTTTCGATCAAGCCGCTTCAGCTTTTTTCGCTATTCGGATTCCTGACACTTGGCGTGACGATCGTCGTGGCACTCGGTTACGTCGCCACCTATTTTCTCGGCGGCACGGTCCCCGGACTGACGACGATCTACGTGCTGCTCTTGGCGATCCTGGGTGTGATGCTCGTCGGCTTCGGAACGCTCGGCGAATACATCGGCCGGATCTACATCGAAACGAAACACCGCCCGCTGTTCATCGTCGAGCGAACGATCAATATGCCCGACGCGGGCGCACGCGTTGAGCCGCTCTTGTCCGATGGAGCACCGGCTATGGAGCGCCGCGCCGCGTAGTGAACATGCCCCTCGCCCCTCGCCCCTCATCCCTCGACCCTCCCTTCGATCCCGCGCGGTTGCGGCGGACGATCCTCGACATGTCGTATAGCGGCTCGACGGTGCATATCCCGTGTGCCTTTTCCGTTGTGGATATCCTGGCGCTGCTCTATCGCTCGTATCTTCGGCTTGATAGGAGCGATCCGCGCGCTCCTGATCGCGATTATTTGGTGCTGAGCAAGGGGCATGGCGTAATGGCGCAATATGCCTGCCTGAACGAGCTGGGTTGGATTACGGACGACGATCTCCGCTCCTATTTCAAGGACGGCACGCGACTCAAGGGGCTTTCCGACGCGCATGTTCCGGGAGTGGAAGTCACCTCGGGCTCGCTAGGGCACGGGCTGTCGGTTGGCGTCGGATTGGCGTTGGCGGCCAAGCGTCGCGGCAGCCGGCAGCGAGTGTTCGCGATCGTCGGCGACGGCGAGGCGAACGAGGGAGCCATTTGGGAGGCGATCCTCTTCGCGGCCCACGCTCAATTGGACAATTTGATCGTCATCATCGATGCCAATGG
Proteins encoded:
- a CDS encoding glycosyltransferase family 2 protein; this encodes MPVRNEEGNLPRAYDEVSAVMAGLPYDYEVILIDNDSGDRTGLIAADLCNRDVRWRYVKFSRNFTVEASLAAGYRFTRGDAAIVLFGDLQDPPTLIQEFLQKWEAGHEIVYGVIRHRTGDPLWKAWSARMLYRVVNYLSDVDIPNNATDFRLLSRRAIDALNQLGERNRYIRGFSHWIGFKQCPIVYDRRPRTAGKSKAPFFYLLNLAANAITCFSIKPLQLFSLFGFLTLGVTIVVALGYVATYFLGGTVPGLTTIYVLLLAILGVMLVGFGTLGEYIGRIYIETKHRPLFIVERTINMPDAGARVEPLLSDGAPAMERRAA
- a CDS encoding transketolase, translated to MPLAPRPSSLDPPFDPARLRRTILDMSYSGSTVHIPCAFSVVDILALLYRSYLRLDRSDPRAPDRDYLVLSKGHGVMAQYACLNELGWITDDDLRSYFKDGTRLKGLSDAHVPGVEVTSGSLGHGLSVGVGLALAAKRRGSRQRVFAIVGDGEANEGAIWEAILFAAHAQLDNLIVIIDANGMQAMGSTAEVMDLGSILEKLTAFGVVARDVNGHDEAALAAALDELLADPTPRPKGIVARTVKGKGVSFMEHNNRWHYTRLTAETHAAALAEL